In the genome of Zobellia nedashkovskayae, the window GATAATCTAGGTCTTTCCGCTGTTCCAGTGGAAACCTTTCTGATTCTTCTCCGTATTCTCTGTTTTCTTTCGCTTGTTGATAATCCCATGATATACTATTAAGCTGATTTACCTGCTTTTCTTCTTAACTGCTCGCCAACAAACTTAACACCTTTACCCTTATAAGGCTCAGGCTTACGCCATCCTCGTATTTTGGCGGCAATCTGACCTACTAATTGTTTGTCGAACGATGTCAATTTAATGATTGGATTTTTCCCTTTCTCAGATATAGTCTCCACTTTACATTCTGGAGCTAACTCTAATACTATGTTGTGTGAAAATCCTAAAGCGACATCTAACTTCTGACCTTGGTTGCTAGCACGATAACCAACACCTACAAGTTCTAATTCTTTTGTCCAACCTTTAGAAACACCTTCAATCATGTTCTTTACTAAAGCACGATACAAACCATGCTTAGCTTTATTATCTTTTGAATCTGACGGTCTGGTTACCCAAACTTGACTATCTTCAATTTTTATTTCGACGGCAGAAAACTCTTGAGTAAGTTCACCCAACTTGCCTTTAACGACAACCTCGTTACCTTTTACCTCAACAGTAACTCCTTCAGGAATAGCTACCGGATTATTACCAATTCTTGACATTTCTTCCTTTTTATCCTATTAATATACGTAGCAAAGCACTTCGCCACCTACATTCTCATTTTTTGCCTGCTTGCTCGTCATTACCCCATGAGAGGTAGATACTATCGCTATTCCTAAGCCATTCAAGACTCTAGGCAGACTCTCAGCACCAGCATACTTACGTAAACCTGGTTTACTGATTCTCTGAATTTTTTTGATAACAGGCTCTTTTGTTGCCTTGTCATATTTCAAGGCTATCTTAATAGAACCTTGAACTTTATCTTCTTCGAATTTATAACTCAAAATATAGCCCTGATCGAACAATATTTTAGTCATTTCTTTCTTCACTTTAGAAGAAGGTATCTCTACCACTCTGTGACCAGCGCTGCTGGCATTTCTAACTCTCGTTAGATAATCTGCTATAGTATCTGTAACCATATATATATAATTCGGTAACGGTTTTCGTCTGTATTAACGAACCTGAAACCAGTTATTCACTAATTTTTACCAGCTTGCTTTTTTAACACCTGGTATAAGACCTTGATTAGCCATCTCTCTGAACGTAACCCTAGAGATACCAAAAGTTCTCATATAACCTTTTGGTCTACCTGTTAACTTGCAACGGTTGTGCATACGTACAGGTGACGCGTTTCTTGGCAATTTTTGTAATGCTTCGTAATCTCCAGCTTCTTTCAAAGCTTTTCTTTTCTCAGCATATTTAGCAACAGTT includes:
- the rpsN gene encoding 30S ribosomal protein S14 — translated: MAKESMKARERKRERTVAKYAEKRKALKEAGDYEALQKLPRNASPVRMHNRCKLTGRPKGYMRTFGISRVTFREMANQGLIPGVKKASW
- the rplF gene encoding 50S ribosomal protein L6 translates to MSRIGNNPVAIPEGVTVEVKGNEVVVKGKLGELTQEFSAVEIKIEDSQVWVTRPSDSKDNKAKHGLYRALVKNMIEGVSKGWTKELELVGVGYRASNQGQKLDVALGFSHNIVLELAPECKVETISEKGKNPIIKLTSFDKQLVGQIAAKIRGWRKPEPYKGKGVKFVGEQLRRKAGKSA
- the rpsH gene encoding 30S ribosomal protein S8, which encodes MVTDTIADYLTRVRNASSAGHRVVEIPSSKVKKEMTKILFDQGYILSYKFEEDKVQGSIKIALKYDKATKEPVIKKIQRISKPGLRKYAGAESLPRVLNGLGIAIVSTSHGVMTSKQAKNENVGGEVLCYVY